A DNA window from Akkermansiaceae bacterium contains the following coding sequences:
- a CDS encoding L,D-transpeptidase family protein, protein MRRVLTNLPGLLCLPAALSMLSCAPPNEPPRPLPKAERVMYQWYDDGGPGEVTVTINLTQQKAYFRRAGREVGWTYVATGKEGHGTPGGTYKITEKIVDKYSNRYGWIEDEFGNVVNGDAKPSTRKGPGEKYVPAPMPYWMRLTSYGIGMHGGLIPRPGEPASHGCIRLPHEFVPVLFDNVRVGTPVRIVY, encoded by the coding sequence ATGCGCCGAGTTCTCACCAATCTCCCAGGGCTTCTTTGCCTCCCCGCCGCCCTTTCGATGCTCTCATGTGCGCCGCCGAACGAGCCGCCCAGGCCGCTGCCGAAGGCGGAACGTGTCATGTACCAGTGGTATGATGACGGCGGCCCCGGCGAGGTGACCGTGACCATCAACCTCACCCAACAGAAGGCCTACTTCCGCCGCGCCGGCCGCGAGGTCGGCTGGACCTATGTGGCCACCGGCAAGGAGGGGCATGGAACACCGGGAGGCACCTACAAGATCACCGAGAAGATCGTGGACAAGTACTCCAACCGCTACGGCTGGATCGAGGATGAATTCGGCAACGTGGTGAACGGGGACGCGAAACCGAGCACCCGCAAGGGGCCGGGTGAGAAATACGTGCCCGCCCCCATGCCTTACTGGATGCGTCTCACGTCCTACGGCATCGGCATGCACGGGGGCCTCATCCCCCGGCCGGGCGAACCCGCCTCCCACGGCTGCATCCGCCTGCCGCACGAGTTCGTGCCGGTCCTCTTCGACAATGTGCGGGTCGGCACCCCCGTGCGGATCGTCTATTGA